The Lathyrus oleraceus cultivar Zhongwan6 chromosome 5, CAAS_Psat_ZW6_1.0, whole genome shotgun sequence genome includes the window GATATGCTGAAGTTGACCAGTGGATTTCTtgatgagatcagagagggtcaaACGAAGGATGTAACTTTAGTTGATTGATTGTCTTCAGATAACCAAATTATGGATGCAAATTTCAGATGTGGTGATAATGGTGTCTTGAGATTTTAGAATAGGGTTTGTGTACCTGATGTGCTAGAGCTCAAGCAGATGATTTTGGAGGAAAGCCATAAaagcagtttgagtattcatccaggtgctactaagatgtaccAAGATTTGAAAAAAATTTTTTGGTGGCCTGGAATAAAGAGAGAAATTACTCAGTTTATGTACTCTTGcttgacttgtcaaaagtcaaaggtGGAGCACCAGAGACCATGTGGACTAATGCAATCGTTGGATGttcctgagtggaagtgggataatATATCGATGGACTTTATGACAGGTTTACCAAACACTGCAAATGAAATGATGTTATATGGGTCTTTGTGGATAGACTGACTAAATaggctcatttcattccgattaaGATTAGCTTGTCGTTGTAGAAGCTAACAGAGATTTATATCAGCATAATTGTGAAGCTTCATGGTATTCCATCTAGTATTGTTTTTGATAGAGACCTGAGGTTCACGTCTAGATTTGGGGGGAGCTTATAGGATGCTTTGGGttctaagttgaggttgagttaTACGTATCATCCACACACTAATGGCCAAACTGAGAAGACGATTCAGTTTCTAGAGGATTTGTTGCGAGCTTATGTACTAGAGCAGAGAGGTGCTTAGAATGACTACCTTCCATTGATAGAGTTCACGTATAATAATAGTTATCATTCCAGTATTAGGATGACACATTTTAAGTCTCTCTATGGTATAAGGTGTAGAACTCCTCTATGTTGGTATGAGATTGGAGAGAATGGTGTGATTGGGCctgagattgttcaacagaccaccaagaaggtgaagatgatccaagagaagatgaaggcatCTCAAAGCAGGCAGAAAAGTTaccatgacaagaggaggaaggcTCTTGAGTTCAGTGAGGGTGATCATGTTTTTTTGAGAGTTACTTCGGTGACCGGTGTTAGGCGTGCGTTGAAGTCGAAGAAGCTTACACCTCGTTTCATTGGTCCATACCAGATCACTCAGCGGGTTGGAGTTGTTGCTTACAAAATAGCTTTACCTCCGTCGCTGgaaaatttgcatgatgtattccatgtgtccCAACTCTATAAGTATATTCATGATCCTTCTCATGTGATTCAAATGGATGATGTGCATGTGAGGGATAATCTAACTATGGAGGCTTTACCTTTGAGGATTGTGGATCGGGAAGTGAAGTAACTCAGAGGTAAGGAGATTGCTCTTGTGAAGGTCATCTGGGGAGGACCTGCTGGAGGGAGCATGACCTGGGAGTCAGAAAGTCAGATAAAGGAGTCTCATTTGGATCAATTTTTATCAGGTGATTTTTTAGGGCAAAAATCTtctaagtgggggagagttgtaacgcATCGACTTAGAAATTTTgctatttttaattatttttgtatttGGTGTGTGATTTGATTGATGTTATCAACTATTTATGAGGATTGAGGGTATTTTGGTAATTTTATAATTACTAGGGTTGATTGGTTTTGAGAAAGGGGAGTGtagaaatatttatttaattaattattttaaataattatttagatatgtatttaattaatttaaataattatttaaggTGTGACATTATTTATTATTAAAGTTAAATAATTATTTGGTTTGGATAACTAATTGGAATATTCAATTTTGGGAATTTGTTGAGTTAATATAAAATCAAGACGGAAAGAAAGTGAAAAGTCAGAAATTAATatgatttattattattattattattattattattattattattgttattattacCGTTATTATTACTATAATTATTATGGtcattatcattattattattattatattatgAGAAAGGAGAGAAAAAAGAGGATATGTTGTATcgtaaaataaaacaaaaagatacatagaaaagaaaattgaaaaaaaaaaccTTCTCGTGAATATTGAAGAAACGTGAAGAATTGAGATACACAAAGGGTTTTGAAAGAAGATCTATTTCGAGTTAAGGAGGGATAATTTATTTACTAATGAGTGCTTATGGATAGTCAAGATAGTGAGGGGTCATTACCCTCCTATCTctgtatttttatttttactatATATGGTTTTTGGCCTTGTTTGTAACCAAA containing:
- the LOC127081128 gene encoding uncharacterized protein LOC127081128, translated to MKASQSRQKSYHDKRRKALEFSEGDHVFLRVTSVTGVRRALKSKKLTPRFIGPYQITQRVGVVAYKIALPPSLENLHDVFHVSQLYKYIHDPSHVIQMDDVHVRDNLTMEALPLRIVDREVK